In the genome of Populus trichocarpa isolate Nisqually-1 chromosome 6, P.trichocarpa_v4.1, whole genome shotgun sequence, one region contains:
- the LOC7491929 gene encoding protein ORANGE-LIKE, chloroplastic produces the protein MATFSLCSYHHRFLSPNLISSKTFSPSHGNPRLSFLSPKHDNSPSRLLRSSPPTNSSDSLPSNDNYSSNFCIIEGPETVQDFVQMQMQEIQDNIRSRRNKIFLLMEEVRRLRVQQRIKNLKVVDESGEEDADEMPDMPSSIPFLPHVTPKTLRQLYLTSFSFISGIILFGGLIAPTLELKLGLGGTSYEDFIRSMHLPLQLSMVDPIVASFVGGAVGVISSLMLIEVNNVEQQEKKRCKYCHGTGYLACARCSASGVCLSIDPISLSSASDRPLQVPATQRCPNCSGAGKVMCPTCLCTGMVMASEHDPRFDPFD, from the exons ATGGCTACCTTTTCTCTTTGCTCCTATCATCATCGTTTTCTTTCTCCAAATCTTATTTCCTCAAAAACCTTCTCTCCCTCACATGGAAATCCAAGACTCAGCTTCTTATCACCCAAACACGACAACTCTCCTTCTCGACTTCTCCGCTCTTCTCCTCCTACTAACTCCTCCGATTCTCTTCCTTCCAATGATAACTATTCCAG CAATTTTTGCATTATAGAAGGACCAGAGACAGTTCAGGATTTTGTTCAAATGCAGATGCAAGAAATTCAGGACAACATAAGGAGTAGGCGTAATAAGATTTTTCTACTCATGGAagag gtaaGGAGATTAAGGGTGCAACAGCGAATAAAGAACCTGAAAGTGGTCGATGAGAGTGGCGAGGAAGATGCAGATGAGATGCCTGATATGCCGTCATCAATTCCTTTTCTTCCCCATGTG ACACCGAAGACATTGAGGCAGCTTTACCTGACAAGCTTCTCTTTTATATCaggaattattttatttggtggCCTTATTGCTCCAACT TTGGAACTAAAATTAGGTCTTGGGGGCACCTCATACGAGGATTTCATACGCAGCATGCATTTACCGTTGCAGTTGAG TATGGTCGATCCCATTGTAGCATCATTTGTAGGTGGGGCAGTGGGTGTCATTTCATCCTTGATGTTAATTGAAGTTAACAATGTTGAGcaacaagagaagaaaaggtgTAAATATTGCCATGGAACTG GATACTTGGCCTGTGCTCGGTGTTCTGCTAGTGGTGTTTGCTTGAGCATTGATCCCATTTCACTATCTAGTGCTTCTGATCGTCCATTACAAGTGCCCGCGACTCAAAGGTGTCCAAACTGCTCTGGTGCAGGAAAG GTGATGTGCCCTACATGCCTGTGCACTGGGATGGTGATGGCAAGTGAACATGACCCGCGATTTGATCCATTTGATTAA